Below is a window of Mycobacterium dioxanotrophicus DNA.
CCGGACCAGGTGGTCCAGGTGGGCGACGACGCGATGGTCAAGGTCATCGACATCGACCTGGAGCGTCGTCGTATCTCGCTGAGCCTCAAGCAGGCCAACGAGGACTACACCGAGGAGTTCGACCCGTCGAAGTACGGCATGGCCGACAGCTACGACGAGCAGGGCAACTACATCTTCCCCGAGGGCTTCGACGCCGAGAGCAACGAATGGCTCGAGGGCTTCGAGAAGCAGCGTGACGAGTGGGAGGCCCGGTACGCCGAGGCCGAGCGCCGCCACAAGATGCACACCACGCAGATGGAGAAGTTCGCCGCTGCGGAGGCCGAGGCCGCCAGTGCCCCGGTGTCCAACGGTTCGTCGCGCTCGGAGGAGTCGACCGGCGGAACGCTGGCCAGCGACGCTCAGCTCGCTGCGCTGCGCGAGAAGCTCGCGGGCAACGCCTAAGTAACGCAACAACAAATGCCCCGGCCGCTGGCCGGGGCATTTGTTGTCGGTGCCGGCGAACGTGAAGAAGATCGCGGCATTTCCGCGAAAAGTCGCCACCTACTTCACATTCGGCGACGGGATATGGTGTCCCAGTGCTTCGTATCGGGTTGACCGGCGGAATCGGCGCCGGAAAGTCAACGGTGTCGGCCACATTCGCAGACCTCGGCGGCATCGTCGTCGACGGGGATGTCATCGCGCGGGAGGTGGTCGAACCCGGCACCCAGGGGCTGGCGGCACTGGTCGAGGCGTTCGGGGACGGCATCCTGTTGCCGGACGGCGCGCTCAACCGGCCTGCGCTGGCGGCGGTGGCCTTCAGCGACGACGAGAAGCGCGCGACGTTGAACGGCATCGTGCACCCGCTGGTGGCGCACCGGCGCTCGGAGTTGATCGCCGCAGCGGCGGAGGATGCCGTGATCGTCGAGGACATCCCGCTGCTGGTGGAGTCCCAGATGGCGCCGATGTTCCCGCTGGTGGTGATCGTCAACGCCGACGTCGAGACGCGGGTCGAGCGGCTCACCGAATACCGCGGCTTCAGCGAGCAGGATGCCCGGGCCCGCGTCGCGGCGCAGGCCACCGAGGAACAGCGCCGGGCGGTGGCCGACGTCTGGCTGGACAACTCCGGGTCCGCAGGCGCGCTCGTCGAGCAGGCCCGCGGCCTCTGGCACGAGCGGATCCTGCCGTTCGCACACAATCTGCAGGAGCGCAAGCCCGCGCACGTGGTGCCCAAGGTGGTGCCCTACGACCCGACATGGCCCGATCAGGCGCGCCGCATCATCGCCCGGCTCAACACGGCCTGCGGGCACCGCGCGCTCCGCATCGATCACATCGGCTTGACGGCGGTGCCGGGGATGGATGCCAAGGATGTCATCGACATCCAGATCACGGTGAGTGCCATCGAGGTCGCCGACGAACTCGCGGAGCCGTTACTGGCCGCAGGCTATCCGCGGATCGAGTCGATCACGCACGACAACCTGCATTCCAGGCCGCATTCTGAAGATCCGACCATGTGGCACAAGCGTTTTCATGCCTCGGCAGATCCGGGCCGACCCACGAACGTGCATGTGCGGGTCGAGGGTTGGCACAACCAGCGATTCGCGTTGCTGTTCCGGGACTGGCTGGCGGCCAACCCCGGCGTGCAGCCGGAATACCTCGAGATCAAGCGGGCCGCGATGGGCGCGCCGGACTATGCCGAGGCCAAGGAACCGTGGTTCATGGATGCCTACCAGCGGGCCTGGCTCTGGGCCGACACCACCGGCTGGCAGCCCTAACCGGCGGCCGGCGGCTCGACAGGAGCCTGCGGTGGTACCGCGGCGTCGACGGGCCCGGTGCCGGGAGACAACGGAGCGCCGCACGCCAGGCTGCCGTAGGTCGGGTCGTCGTGCGGACGCGTCAGCCGCGGCGCGATCCAGGTGTCGGCCTGGGCGACGATCTGGTCGTCCACCAGGATCTCGCAGTGTAGGTTCGCCGAATACGGCCAGTCGATCGACACCGTCATGCCGGCGAGCTGGGGATTGGACACCACGCCGGTGGCTTCGAAGACCCGGCCCGGCAGCATCGTCGGGTTGGCGCTGTTGATGTTGTTGTCGTCGATCTTGTAGGAGACCATCGCGTTGCGCGACACCCCGTCGATCCTGGCCCGGTACGTGGCGTTGTGCAGTTGCTGGTCCGGCTGCGGCACCGCGCTGGGCTGGGGTGGGGCGTCGGGGTCTGCTCCCGCAGCGGCGGGAATCAACAGCGCGCCGAAGAGCAGTCCTGCCAGTGCGGCAGCCGTCACCCCGGCGTACTTAGTTGGGCTCATGATTGCCGACCTTACAAGGTCGGCCACGTCAGGGCCATGCCGTTGCCGGCAAGCCAGCGGTCGAGGTCGTAGCCGTTGCGGGCCAGGCCGTCGATGGCACCCGCGGCGGTCTCGATGGCCTGCTCGGCGGTCTCCGGGCTGAGCAGGCCGTGGCGCACCGCCGTCATCAGTTCGCCCACGTCGTCCAGCTCGACGCCGATCCCCGTGCGCACGACCAGGTCGAGGTAGTGGTCCTCCGAATACCACCTGGCGTCGCCCGCGGTGAACCGGCCGACGTCCAGGTAGAAGTCCTGGTCGCGCTCATGGCCCGGGTTGAAGTGGAAGATGGTCGCCCGCAGCCCCAGCGCAGGCAGCAGCCATGACTGCAGGTAGTGGAACTGCGCGCGGCCCGGGGTAGGGCGCGCGAGGTACAGGCCCCAGGGCTCGACGGTGTACACGTCGACTGCCCGCACGATCCCTTTCGGGTCGGTGTTCGTGCGGGCGACCAGGTCGAATGTCTCGTGCTTGGGCGGATGAATGGGGTCAGCCTACGCGGGCAGTGAACACCCCAGGAAGTTGTCGGAGGTCAGTTCTACCCTGGTGAACATGGCCTTCGCGACCGAACATCCCGTGCTTGCGTACTCGGAGTATCGCGCTGTCGACGAAGTGGTCCGCACCGGCGGCCGGTTCGAGGTGGTCAGCGAGTACGAGCCGGCCGGCGACCAGCCCGCCGCCATCGATGAGCTGCAACGCCGCATCGAAGCCGGCGAACGCGACGTGGTGCTGCTCGGTGCCACCGGTACGGGTAAGTCGGCCACCACGGCGTGGCTCATCGAGCGGTTGCAGCGGCCCACGCTGGTGATGGCGCCGAACAAGACACTCGCCGCGCAGCTCGCCAACGAGCTTCGGGAGATGCTGCCGCACAACGCGGTCGAGTACTTCGTCTCGTACTACGACTACTACCAACCCGAGGCGTACATCGCCCAGACTGACACGTACATCGAGAAGGACAGCTCGATCAACGACGATGTCGAGCGGCTGCGGCACTCGGCGACGTCCAGCCTGCTCTCGCGGCGCGACGTCGTTGTGGTCGCCTCGGTGTCCTGCATCTACGGCCTCGGTACCCCGCAGTCCTACCTGGACCGCTCGGTGGAGCTGTCCGTGGGCGACGAGGTGCCCCGCGACGGCCTGCTGCGACTGCTGGTGGATGTCCAGTACAACCGCAACGACATGGCGTTCACCCGGGGGACGTTCCGGGTGCGCGGCGACACCGTCGAGATCATCCCGTCGTACGAAGAGCTGGCGGTCCGTATCGAGTTCTTCTGCGACGAGATCGAGGCGCTGTACTACCTGCACCCGCTGACCGGCGACATCGTCCGCCAGGTCGATTCGCTGCGGATCTTCCCGGCCACCCACTACGTCGCCGGGCCCGAGCGCATGTCTCGTGCCATCGCGACCATCGAGGAGGAGCTGGAGGAGCGGCTGTCCGAACTGGAGCGTCAGGGCAAACTGCTGGAGGCGCAGCGGCTGCGGATGCGCACCAACTACGACGTCGAGATGATGAAGCAGGTCGGCTTCTGCTCGGGTATCGAGAACTACTCGCGCCACATCGACGGGCGTCCGGCAGGTTCGGCTCCGGCCTGCCTGCTCGACTACTTCCCCGAGGATTTCCTGCTGGTCATCGACGAGTCACACGTGACCGTCCCGCAGATCGGCGGCATGTACGAGGGTGACATGTCCCGCAAGCGCAACCTGGTGGACTTCGGCTTCCGGCTCCCGTCCGCGGTCGACAACCGGCCGTTGACGTGGGAGGAGTTCGCCGGCCGGATCGGTCAGACCGTCTACCTGTCGGCCACCCCCGGCCCGTACGAGATCGGCCAGGCCGGCGGCGAGTTCGTCGAACAGGTCATCCGTCCGACCGGGTTGGTGGATCCCCAGGTGATCGTCAAGCCCACGAAGGGGCAGATCGACGACCTGATCGGCGAGATCCGCGTCCGCACCGAACGCGACGAGCGCGTGCTGGTGACCACCCTGACCAAGAAGATGGCCGAGGACCTCACCGACTACCTGCTGGAACTCGGTATCCGGGTGCGCTACCTGCACTCCGAGGTCGACACCCTGCGCCGGGTCGAACTGCTGCGGCAACTGCGGTTGGGGGAGTACGACGTGTTGGTCGGCATCAACCTGCTCCGCGAGGGTCTCGACCTTCCCGAGGTGTCGCTGGTGTCGATTCTCGACGCCGACAAGGAGGGGTTCCTGCGGTCGACCCGCAGCCTGATCCAGACCATCGGTCGCGCGGCGCGCAACGTGTCCGGCGAGGTGCACATGTACGCCGACAAGATCACCGACTCGATGCGTGAGGCCATCGACGAGACCGAGCGGCGCCGGGCCAAGCAGATCGCCTACAACGAAGCCAACGGCATCGATCCAAAGCCGTTGCGCAAGAAGATCGCCGACATCCTCGACCAGGTCTACCGCGAGGCCGACGACACCGAGGCGGTCGAGGTCGGCGGATCCGGGCGCAACGCGTCGCGCGGGCGCCGCGCGCAAGGCGCGCCGGGCCGCGCGGTCAGTGCCGGCATCGTCGAGGGTCGTGACACCTCGAACATGCCGCGAGCCGAATTGGCGGATCTCATCAAGGATCTGACCGAGCAGATGATGACGGCGGCGCGCGACCTGCAGTTCGAACTGGCCGCCCGCATCCGCGACGAGGTCGCGGACCTGAAAAAGGAGTTGCGGGGTATGGACGCAGCGGGTCTTAAATAGGCCCCGTGTCCATCCTGTCCAGGCCCGTGGTGGCCGACGCTCTCGCGCGTCTGTTCTCGTCCACCGTCAACCCGGCGCCGAAACCCGGCGTCCGCTTCCCCGAAATCCCGGGCGACACAACGTCGGTGGTGATTCCCACCCGGTACGGAGATACCGCCGCGACCATCTACCGGCCGGAAGCCGGTGGCGCAGCGCCCGCGGTGTACGTCAACGTGCACGGTGGCGGCTTCGTCGTGGGACACCGTGACCAGGACGATCCGTGGTGCCGCTACCTCGCCGCACACGCGAACGTCGTTGTCGTCAATACCGATTACGTGCTCGCCCCGCGACACCGGTTTCCGGCGCCCGTCGAGCAGATCTACGACGTCCTCGTCTGGGCGTCGGCCGCCGAGCGGGACTGGGACGGCACCCGGCTCTGCGTCGGCGGGCAGAGCGCCGGAGGCAGCCTGTCCGCGGCAGCGGCGCGGCTGGCCCTGGAACGCGGCGGCCCCGACATCGCGCTGCAGGTGCTGCACTATCCGCCGCTGGATCTGGTGACCGCGACCCGGGACAAGAGCTCGCCGCTGGGCGCCAAGGCCGTGCTGCGGCCGTGGATGGGCGAGGTGTTCGACACCGCGTACATCCCCGATCCGGTGCGACGTGCCGATCGGCTCGCCTCACCGGCCTGCGGGGACAACGCCGACGGCATCGACGGCATCGCGCCCGCACTCGTGATCACCGCCGAGTACGACCGGCTGATGGCCGAGGCCTGGCGTTACGCCCAGAAGTTGGATGCCGTCGGAGCCCTGGCCGAGTATCACGAAGTACGCGGTGTCGACCACGGCTACAACATCATGAGCAACGCGGGCGACGTCACCCGGCAGGTGTACGACGTGATCGCCGGACACGTCACCCGGGTGACCGCGGCACGGAAATGAGCCGACCTTGACCTCAATGGCGGTTGAGCTCCTAACGTCACTGCCGTGACCGAGACCGTGACGGCCGAAGCCGAGGGCACCTGGCGGCAGCTACTGGGGGCCAGACACCTCGGTGCTTCGACCGTGCTGGCCGGTGGCGTCCTGCTGTACGCCACCAACGAATTCATCACCATCAGTTTGCTGCCCAGCGCCGTCACCGACATCGGTGGCCATCGCTTGTACGCGTGGGTGACCACGGTGTACCTGGTGGCGTCGGTGGTCGCGGCGACGACGGTGCACTCGGTGCTGATGCGGATGGGCCCGCGTCGGGCGTATCTGCTCGGCCTCGCGGTGTTCTGCGCAGGAAGCCTGGGATGTGCCCTGGCGCCCAGCATGCCGCTGCTGCTCGCGAGCCGCACGGTGCAGGGTTTCGCAGGCGGGTTGCTGGCCGGGCTGGGCTACGCCGTCATCAACACCGCCCTGCCGAAGAGCTTGTGGACCAAGGCTTCCGCGCTGGTTTCGGCGATGTGGGGAGTGGGCACGGTGATCGGCCCGGCTGCCGGTGGATTGTTCGCGCAGTGGGGCCTGTGGCGGTGGGCGTTCGGGGTGCTCGCAGCGCTGACCGCGGCGATGGCGGTGCTGGTGCCGTTCGCACTTCCTGGCAGGGACCGGGCCGAATCGCGACCGCCGGTGCCGGGGATCCCGGTGTGGTCGCTGGTGCTGCTGGGTGCGGCGGCGATGGCGGTCAGCGTGGCCGGTGTCCCGCACGACCCGCGGGCCACCGTGGCG
It encodes the following:
- the coaE gene encoding dephospho-CoA kinase, which translates into the protein MLRIGLTGGIGAGKSTVSATFADLGGIVVDGDVIAREVVEPGTQGLAALVEAFGDGILLPDGALNRPALAAVAFSDDEKRATLNGIVHPLVAHRRSELIAAAAEDAVIVEDIPLLVESQMAPMFPLVVIVNADVETRVERLTEYRGFSEQDARARVAAQATEEQRRAVADVWLDNSGSAGALVEQARGLWHERILPFAHNLQERKPAHVVPKVVPYDPTWPDQARRIIARLNTACGHRALRIDHIGLTAVPGMDAKDVIDIQITVSAIEVADELAEPLLAAGYPRIESITHDNLHSRPHSEDPTMWHKRFHASADPGRPTNVHVRVEGWHNQRFALLFRDWLAANPGVQPEYLEIKRAAMGAPDYAEAKEPWFMDAYQRAWLWADTTGWQP
- a CDS encoding DUF402 domain-containing protein, whose amino-acid sequence is MHPPKHETFDLVARTNTDPKGIVRAVDVYTVEPWGLYLARPTPGRAQFHYLQSWLLPALGLRATIFHFNPGHERDQDFYLDVGRFTAGDARWYSEDHYLDLVVRTGIGVELDDVGELMTAVRHGLLSPETAEQAIETAAGAIDGLARNGYDLDRWLAGNGMALTWPTL
- the uvrB gene encoding excinuclease ABC subunit UvrB, with protein sequence MAFATEHPVLAYSEYRAVDEVVRTGGRFEVVSEYEPAGDQPAAIDELQRRIEAGERDVVLLGATGTGKSATTAWLIERLQRPTLVMAPNKTLAAQLANELREMLPHNAVEYFVSYYDYYQPEAYIAQTDTYIEKDSSINDDVERLRHSATSSLLSRRDVVVVASVSCIYGLGTPQSYLDRSVELSVGDEVPRDGLLRLLVDVQYNRNDMAFTRGTFRVRGDTVEIIPSYEELAVRIEFFCDEIEALYYLHPLTGDIVRQVDSLRIFPATHYVAGPERMSRAIATIEEELEERLSELERQGKLLEAQRLRMRTNYDVEMMKQVGFCSGIENYSRHIDGRPAGSAPACLLDYFPEDFLLVIDESHVTVPQIGGMYEGDMSRKRNLVDFGFRLPSAVDNRPLTWEEFAGRIGQTVYLSATPGPYEIGQAGGEFVEQVIRPTGLVDPQVIVKPTKGQIDDLIGEIRVRTERDERVLVTTLTKKMAEDLTDYLLELGIRVRYLHSEVDTLRRVELLRQLRLGEYDVLVGINLLREGLDLPEVSLVSILDADKEGFLRSTRSLIQTIGRAARNVSGEVHMYADKITDSMREAIDETERRRAKQIAYNEANGIDPKPLRKKIADILDQVYREADDTEAVEVGGSGRNASRGRRAQGAPGRAVSAGIVEGRDTSNMPRAELADLIKDLTEQMMTAARDLQFELAARIRDEVADLKKELRGMDAAGLK
- a CDS encoding alpha/beta hydrolase — encoded protein: MSILSRPVVADALARLFSSTVNPAPKPGVRFPEIPGDTTSVVIPTRYGDTAATIYRPEAGGAAPAVYVNVHGGGFVVGHRDQDDPWCRYLAAHANVVVVNTDYVLAPRHRFPAPVEQIYDVLVWASAAERDWDGTRLCVGGQSAGGSLSAAAARLALERGGPDIALQVLHYPPLDLVTATRDKSSPLGAKAVLRPWMGEVFDTAYIPDPVRRADRLASPACGDNADGIDGIAPALVITAEYDRLMAEAWRYAQKLDAVGALAEYHEVRGVDHGYNIMSNAGDVTRQVYDVIAGHVTRVTAARK
- a CDS encoding MFS transporter; this encodes MTETVTAEAEGTWRQLLGARHLGASTVLAGGVLLYATNEFITISLLPSAVTDIGGHRLYAWVTTVYLVASVVAATTVHSVLMRMGPRRAYLLGLAVFCAGSLGCALAPSMPLLLASRTVQGFAGGLLAGLGYAVINTALPKSLWTKASALVSAMWGVGTVIGPAAGGLFAQWGLWRWAFGVLAALTAAMAVLVPFALPGRDRAESRPPVPGIPVWSLVLLGAAAMAVSVAGVPHDPRATVAMLMVGLALVGCFLVVDRRVASSVLPPSAFGPGPLKWIYLTLGVLMAATMVDTYVPLFAQRLAHLTPVVAGFFGAVLSVGWTVGELVSASVRNERVLVRTVALAPIVVAVGLASAAALVRSGMAPALVAGWAAALLLAGIGIGSAWPHLSAWAMSSVDDPAEGPAAAAAINTVQLICGAFGAGLTGVVVNLADGSDVFAARCLFISLAAVAAVGAVASVRAGRR